The sequence below is a genomic window from Streptomyces sp. NBC_00582.
GGAGGGCCGGCTGCAAGTACTGCCTGCGCCTGCGGATCCGGTTGGGCCGCAGCGCCAATCAACTGCACTGGGTCGACATCTGGCGCGACCCGGCTGGGGCGACGGCGGTGAGGGCAGCCAACGACGGCGACGAGACCGTGCCGACCGTCATGGTGGCGGGCCAGCCGCACGTCAACCCCGATCCCGAATGGATGCGTGCGCAGCTCTCCCCCTCCACGTGAGCGGCCCTGTCCCTGCCTCACACAGAAACGGACATCAACTCACGGACCGCCCTCTGACACCGGATGTTCCTCAGACCCCGAACACACCACGGTCCGCGGGAAGCGGTGCTCGTCACCACCGTCCGGCCCGGCGACACAGCGCTGCACAGCCCCAGTAAGCCGGGACTTGACTCCTGTACGGAGGTTCGCCGCCCCGGACGCCCTGAACGTCCACCTCCGGGCGGCGAGCACCTGGCCTCCGGGCACGGACCGCAGCGTCGTCGCTCAGGGAGTGAACTCCTCGTCCAGACGGTCGATCACCCCGTCGGCGCCCAGGTGGTACTGGAACACCAGTCCGCTGTTCGGGTTGGCATCCAGCCAGTCCAGGAACTCCTGGACGCCTATGTGCTGGTTCTCGGTGCTCTCCACGATGGGGGTGGTGACGGTGATGTACGCCGCCTGGTCCATGGGCATGTAGGTTTCCTTGCCCACCGTCTCGAACGGCGCGCCGTCGGAGTCCGCGGGGGCACAACCCCAGTTGCCGTACTTGACGATGAGGCTCAGGGACCCCCCCTCGGGGGTGTAACGGTAGACCGCCACCTCGTCGGGTGAGATGGGCATCTTGTGGTCGCAACCGTCGTCCCCGTCCGTACTCGCGGAGGCGATCGGGTCGGCCGGTGCGGGCGCCGAGGGGGCGGGCTGAGGAGCCGCGGACTGTGACGAACCGGCGTTGCCGGTGCCCGTCGTGGACTGGTCCGCGGGCTTGGCGCCGGCCGACGGGGAAGCGGTCTGCGCGCTGCCGGCCGACCCTGCCGTAGTGGTCTTCCCGCCGGCGGGGGCTGCCGTCGAGGTCCCGTCTCCGTTGCAGGCCGTGAGCACCACCGCGAGGACGGGGGCAAGGGCACTGATCACGGTCGCACGGAGAAGGGTGCCGGGTCTGTGCCGGTTCGACTTCTTGGAGGTAGCCATGACGTTCCTGTCTGGTAGACGACGGTTCGCGGTGACTGTTGCACACACAAACGATTTCCGGCCACCGGGGGTTGGGATGGACCGTCAGTCACCGGGCAGTCGAGAAGACATCGGTGCCTCAGAAGAGCGGATCATCCAAGCGGAGGGGGTCATGTGGCCGGAATCGTCGCACGCATCAAGGCATTCATGAGAAGCCCACAAGGGCAGCGCACGATCGAACAGGTACGCCGGTCCGCGGCCGACCCACGCCGCCGCGCTCAGGCCCGGCAGTTGGTACGGAGGCTCCGCGGCCGCCGCTGAGCCCGGGTATCGGCGAAGGGGAGGCGAGGCACCGCCGATCCGGCGTCAGCGGCCCTTGCCGACCCGGGGCTGCCGCGCGGGCCTCCGCCGTCTTGCGGGCCTTCGCGGGACTGCCTGGCGCGGCCCTGGCGCGCGCCGGGGCCGTGGAAGGGGGCGTTGCCGCCGCCGGGCCTTGTCCCGGTCGGCGGGCGCCGCGCGCCGACGATGGCGGTCAGCCTCTCCGCACCGGAGCGCACCTGCGTGACCGTGGGCCGGGCCCCTGGCTTCGGACATCATCCGACTCACCTCGCGCCGCTGGCTGGAGGTGACCAGGGTCTCGACGGGCCAGGCAGCCGAGCATATTGGCGCGTACGCCGACACCCGGGGGCACTCGGAGCCGAGAGCCTCGGTCAGGTCGGACGGTTCGACCGCCGGCCCTAGCCGAGCGAGGACGAAGAGGACACCCACCCCGGAGGGCCGCACCCAGAGCACCGCTCCCGGTCGTGGACCCGTCCGTGTACGACGGGGTCCCTTCGCGGTGCGCCTGCCGGTCCACCTCACAAGCCCGGTGAGCCTGATCCTGCTCGCCCGGTGGAACCATGGCGAATGCGCACGACCCCTCACGTACGGGTCTCCCACATCTGGCACCGGGCCTCAGCCCGGTGTCCGTGGGCGTGCCGGCCTCTTGCCCTTCCCAGGGCATGACCTTGACACTGTCGGGATGATCACTTGGCTGGCCTGGGCCGGTTACGTCCTGGGCTACGCAGCCCTCGTGGCGGGAGCCATGGCGCTCGACGACAGGGTTCGCGCGAAGGCCGTCGCGGAGGCGCTGGCGCGCTACGAGGCCGCGAAACCGGATCCCGCCGACGCCATACCTGACGAAGACCTCCGACTGGGGCTCGCCGCTGTCGCCGTCCTCGTCCAGGGGGACGGCAAGGCCGAGAGCGCGTTCTGGACGGTGCTCGTCGACATGGTGGCACGCGGGGTCCTGAAGCCGGGCACGGCGCGCGACGGCAAGCCAACCCTGCAGCGCCCGATCGTCCGTGGCCGGTGGCCCGCGCCCCCCACGTCGGACACTGAGCAGAAGATCTGGTCCCTTGCGTACGACCGCAACCCTGCCTCGGCGAACCCGCACGTCGTCATGCACCCGATCGCCCAAGGCCTTTTGGCAGAGGGGTACTTACGAGGCAGAGGCGTGTACGTCGACTTCCGGGCGCCTCGCCCCGTGTGGTCCTGGACGGTTGCCGCGCTGAGCCTGCCGCTCGCCGCGCTGGTGGTGTTCCTCTTCCTGCACTGGCGGTTCAACCTGGTGGCGATGTGGACGGCGATCGCGATGGTCGTGGTCGCCTGGGCGCTCACCATGCCGGACGACAAGCCCGCGGCGCTGCGGCTGCCCGTACGGACGGAGCGGGGCGATCAGGTCGTCCGTCAGGCGCGGGCGCGTCACGCGCATCTCGACCCGGCGCACCGGACCGAGCCGTACGCTCCCGAGGAGGCGGCCGCCGCCTACGCCGTCTTCGGGCCGGATGCGTACCACCACTTCGCCTCCCACACGCCCGGTTTCTCCGCCGCGGTCGACGCGGGCACCGAGGAACGCCACCAGAACGTGGCCGCCGAGGAACTGCTGCGCAGCCGCGGCAACTTCAACGGGTGAAAGCGCAGTTGCCTTGATCTACAGTTCGGCTCATGGGGGTATCGATCTGGAGTGGGGTCCGCGAGCGGGTAGAGGCTCTGGCCCGGGTGGACGAGGCACGGCAGGTCTTCGGGGCCTGGGACCTGGCCGGGGGAAGGGGCCATCACTTCCGGTTCGCGCAGCCGCTCTCGGAGCCGGAGATCTCCGAGGCGGAGGCGCAGTGGGGTGTCTCGCTGCCGGCGGAGTACCGGAGCTTCCTTCTCGAAGTCGGTGCAGGCGGTGCGGGGCCGGGCTACGGGCTCAGCGTCCTGCGCCGGACGGACGCGGGATGGCTGTGGAGCAATGTGGATCGCGGCCTGCGCCACGACTACCTGGGGCTTCCGTTTCTGACGGGCGAGGAACGATGGCGGGTTCTGGCCGAGCACGATGACAGGCAGCCGCTGCAGTCCGGCAGCGACGACGAGGCCTACTTCGCGGCGTACAGCGCCTGGATGACGGCGGGCGACGAACTCTTCGACCGGGTCACCAGCGGTGCGTTGACACTCAGTCACGGAGGCTGCGGCTACTGTTACTTGCTCGTCCTGACCGGCCCGGAGCGTGGCCGTATGTGGCAGGACGACCGCCCCGGGGGCGGTGAGTTCAGCCCTCTCGGGGAACCACGCACGCCGGTCGGATTCGCGCGTTGGTACCTCGGATGGGTGGAGGGCGCCGAGATCGAAGCGCGTCGTCCGCTGCGGCGTCCCCGATAGGAGGCGGTGTCGGCGAGCGCTGGTTGAACGCGTACGCGGTACGGGTGCGGACGTTCCTGTTCGGATGACACCGCGTCGCCGTACGACGATCCGCGGCGCCGACGCCTTCAGAAGAGCCTCTACGGCTGGTCGTTGGGGACCTCGTAGGCGTTCTCCCAGGGGACGTTCTGATGCGCAATCCGTTCAGCGGGCTCGCCGTCGGTAGTGGCTGCGCCGGGCTGTCGCCTGGTGCTGTGGGCGCCAGATGGACCAGTGCAGTCACCGCGAGGTGGATTCCGGGCTATAGTCGCAGGGTCGCGAAAAACGATGTCTCGCGGATTCACCTCCCGGGCATCGCGCATACATCGATGCAGATGGTTCTGATCGGTGAGCGTCTCCTGCCGAGACCGGACACCCCGTCCGCTCACGGCGCTGACCAACGCCGACGCGTGTCGGCGCTACAGAGGAGCGCACCATGCAGAAGACCATCGCCATCGTCGGAGCGGGACTGGGCGGGCTGACGCTCGCCCGGGTGCTTCAGGCTCATGGCGTCGCCGCGACGATCTATGAGGGTGAGGCTTCGGCGACGACCCGTGCACAGGGCGGTCTGCTGGACATCCACGAAGAGACCGGACAGGTCGCCCTTCGCGCAGCCGGCCTGTACGACGAGTTCCTCGCCCTGGTCCGCCCGGGCGAGGACGCCAAGCGGGTGGTCGACCGCCACGGCACGATCCTGTTCGACATACCCGCGGACCCCGCTTCGGCCCGTCCCGAGGTGGATCGTGGCGAACTCAGGCACCTGCTCATCGATTCGCTGGCGGCCGGGACGATCAGGTGGGGCCACAAGGTCGCCTCCGTCCGGCACCGTCCGGAGGGCGGCTACGTCCTCACCTTCGCGGACGGTTCCGCCACACACGCCGACATCGTCATCGGCGCGGACGGCGCCTGGTCGAAGGTGCGTCCCCTGCTCACCCCCGCCGAGCCTCTCTTCAGCGGAACCTGCTTCATCGAGATCGCCCTCACCCCGGGCGGCCAGAACTGTCGGGCGAGCGTGGCTGCGATCGGCAGCGGCACGCTGATGGCGGTCGCGCCGGGCAAAGGCATCATCGCCCATCGCTACGCCGACGGGCACGTGCGCGGATACGCGGCGCTGTACAAGCCCGAGGAGTGGATGAGGTCGATCGACTTCGGCGACCCGTCCGCGGGCCTCCGCCAACTTGCCGACGAATTCGACGGCTGGTCGCCGCTGCTCACCGCCTTCGTGACAGAGAGCGACGCGGAACCGTGGCTCCGCCCCATCTACGCCCTTCCCGTCGGGGTCAAATGGGACAGGGTGCCCGGAGTGACGCTCGTCGGTGACGCCGCGCATCTGATGTCCCCCTTCGCCGGCGAGGGCGCGAACCTCGCCATGTACGACGGCGCGGACCTGGCCGGCGAGCTGGTTGAGCAACCCGACATCGAGGTCGCGCTCAGCGCCTACGAAGAGCGGCTGTTCCCGCGCAGTAGCGACGCCGCCGACCGCTCGGCGCAGAACCTGGAAGTCTTTTTCGGCCGGGAAGCACCGCAGAGCGTAGTCGCACTGTTCGATCCCTCCTGACGCCCCAGCCCGGGTTCGCCAGCGCCGCCGCGCTGGACGCGCGACGCACCGCCTCCTTGGTGACGAAGCCGCACAGGAGTATTGGACGGCCGACGGCACCAGGACCCGCCGAGTGCAGCATTTTGGGCCAGCCGCCGATCACGCGGCAGAGCCATGGGGCGCGGGGCACGGTCGGGCACACCGGAAACGGTCGCCCGCCGGATGGATCTAGATCCGAGACTTGCGCAGCGAGTGCCACACCGCCCCGGACAGCGCCAGCGTGGACCGCGGCACCGAGAGGTGTTCGTGCTCCCGGTACAGCCGCCAATTGTGCTCCACCAGCGCCAGCTTGTTCGAGGACAGCGACCCCGCCCGGCCGGCCCTGTAGACCGCCAGCGGTTCCTTCAGACCCCGGGCGGGGTGACCGTCCCTCATGATCGACAGCCACAGCGCGTAGTCCTGCCGCTTCGGCATGTCCGGCATCAGCCGCGTGCCCAGCACCGTCCGGTCGTACATGGCGGTCAGGGCCCCGATGTGGTCCTGCACCAGCATGTCCCGATACGTCACGCGCTCCCGTGCCGTCACCACCCGCCCGTTCGGCGTGAAGTCGCAGGCCTCCCCCGTGTAGTCGCCATCGACCTTGTAGTAGGAGGTGAACGTCAGCGGGGCATCGCCGTCGGCGGCGAATGCGAGCTGCCGTTCCACCTTGGAGGGCAGCCACATGTCGTCGCTGTCCAGGAACGCCACGTACTCCCCCCGCGCCCTCGC
It includes:
- a CDS encoding SMI1/KNR4 family protein produces the protein MGVSIWSGVRERVEALARVDEARQVFGAWDLAGGRGHHFRFAQPLSEPEISEAEAQWGVSLPAEYRSFLLEVGAGGAGPGYGLSVLRRTDAGWLWSNVDRGLRHDYLGLPFLTGEERWRVLAEHDDRQPLQSGSDDEAYFAAYSAWMTAGDELFDRVTSGALTLSHGGCGYCYLLVLTGPERGRMWQDDRPGGGEFSPLGEPRTPVGFARWYLGWVEGAEIEARRPLRRPR
- a CDS encoding FAD-dependent oxidoreductase, translated to MQKTIAIVGAGLGGLTLARVLQAHGVAATIYEGEASATTRAQGGLLDIHEETGQVALRAAGLYDEFLALVRPGEDAKRVVDRHGTILFDIPADPASARPEVDRGELRHLLIDSLAAGTIRWGHKVASVRHRPEGGYVLTFADGSATHADIVIGADGAWSKVRPLLTPAEPLFSGTCFIEIALTPGGQNCRASVAAIGSGTLMAVAPGKGIIAHRYADGHVRGYAALYKPEEWMRSIDFGDPSAGLRQLADEFDGWSPLLTAFVTESDAEPWLRPIYALPVGVKWDRVPGVTLVGDAAHLMSPFAGEGANLAMYDGADLAGELVEQPDIEVALSAYEERLFPRSSDAADRSAQNLEVFFGREAPQSVVALFDPS
- a CDS encoding glycosyltransferase family 2 protein, producing the protein MPLVSVVMPVHNSAATLGASVRSVLAQTHTDVELLVTDDASTDGSMDLLQDLARHDERVRPQAAPEQGGAARARNLALARARGEYVAFLDSDDMWLPSKVERQLAFAADGDAPLTFTSYYKVDGDYTGEACDFTPNGRVVTARERVTYRDMLVQDHIGALTAMYDRTVLGTRLMPDMPKRQDYALWLSIMRDGHPARGLKEPLAVYRAGRAGSLSSNKLALVEHNWRLYREHEHLSVPRSTLALSGAVWHSLRKSRI